The proteins below are encoded in one region of Tsuneonella sp. CC-YZS046:
- a CDS encoding group II truncated hemoglobin: MASQPASQRTAYQALGGRSAIERIVNRFYDLMDQNPAYAELRALHAADLAPMRESLAGFLTGWSGGPRDWFEANPSKCMMSAHRGIPVDARTARQWADAMRRAIEDCPPEDPRVGQAMAQVLDDIALGMARD, encoded by the coding sequence ATGGCCAGCCAGCCAGCATCCCAAAGAACCGCATATCAGGCACTCGGCGGACGAAGCGCGATCGAACGCATCGTCAATCGCTTCTACGATTTGATGGACCAGAACCCCGCCTATGCCGAATTGCGCGCCCTGCACGCGGCCGACCTGGCGCCGATGCGGGAATCCCTGGCCGGATTCCTGACCGGCTGGAGCGGCGGCCCGCGCGACTGGTTCGAGGCCAACCCCAGCAAATGCATGATGAGCGCGCATCGCGGCATTCCGGTCGACGCCCGGACGGCCCGGCAATGGGCCGACGCCATGCGCCGCGCGATAGAAGATTGCCCGCCCGAAGATCCGCGCGTCGGGCAAGCCATGGCCCAGGTGCTTGACGATATCGCTCTGGGCATGGCACGAGACTGA
- a CDS encoding DUF167 domain-containing protein — MARPRLTHPPAHAIRELADGDGRLAVRVTPGARVEQIGIEQGRVEVKVRTKPEGGKANEAVLALLADALGVATSRLRLLRGATSREKLIQLPPD; from the coding sequence ATGGCGCGGCCCAGGCTCACCCATCCGCCGGCCCATGCCATCCGCGAACTCGCCGATGGGGATGGGCGGCTTGCGGTGCGGGTGACGCCGGGCGCGCGGGTCGAGCAGATCGGGATCGAACAGGGCAGGGTGGAGGTCAAGGTGCGCACCAAGCCCGAAGGCGGAAAGGCGAATGAGGCTGTGCTGGCCCTGCTCGCCGATGCCTTGGGAGTGGCGACGTCACGGCTTCGCTTGTTGCGCGGCGCGACATCGCGCGAAAAGCTGATCCAGCTTCCGCCGGATTAG
- a CDS encoding SulP family inorganic anion transporter: MKPKLLTILPTYTPALFRADLVAGITVALVAIPLSIAIAIASGASPEKGLLTAIVGGLIISVLGGSRVQIGGPTGAFIVVVYGVIATHGYDGLVLATLMAGAILLLAGLLRAGNLIAYVPEAVVNGFTIGIAIIIASSQLKDFLGLNVASVPAEFLPKLAALWDARASFNVHALGAGLVALALIVLLRRMFPRLPGLIVAVSAVSALVVIFGLPVDNIDSRYGELPRSLPMPAVPKITLARLTELLPSALVIAFLAAIESLLSAVVADRLIEGRHRPNAEVLAQGWANIGSALFGGLPATGAIARTATNVRAGGKTPVAGIIHALAILAIMMAAGPLAGYLSLPALAALLLTTAWNMSEPHKWRSYWSAPVSDRILLLLTLILTVLADLTIAIGVGVGIGLALRLRDSNQKTTDWSDSDR; encoded by the coding sequence ATGAAACCGAAGCTGCTGACGATACTGCCGACCTATACCCCGGCCCTGTTCCGGGCCGATCTGGTCGCGGGCATCACTGTCGCCCTGGTTGCGATCCCGCTCAGCATAGCGATCGCCATCGCATCCGGGGCCAGCCCGGAGAAAGGCCTGCTGACGGCGATCGTCGGCGGCTTGATAATATCCGTGCTGGGCGGCAGCCGCGTCCAGATCGGCGGGCCGACCGGCGCCTTCATCGTAGTGGTTTATGGCGTGATCGCCACCCATGGCTATGACGGGCTGGTCCTCGCCACGCTGATGGCGGGCGCGATCCTGCTGCTGGCCGGCCTGCTGCGGGCGGGCAATCTGATCGCCTATGTGCCGGAGGCAGTAGTCAACGGCTTCACGATAGGCATCGCCATCATCATCGCCTCCAGCCAGCTCAAGGATTTCCTGGGGCTCAACGTGGCATCCGTTCCCGCCGAGTTCCTGCCGAAGCTGGCGGCCTTGTGGGATGCCCGCGCATCCTTCAACGTCCATGCCCTCGGCGCCGGGCTGGTCGCTCTCGCGCTCATCGTTTTGCTGCGCCGGATGTTTCCCCGGCTGCCGGGGCTGATCGTGGCCGTCTCCGCGGTTTCGGCCCTGGTCGTCATCTTCGGCCTGCCGGTGGACAATATCGATTCACGCTACGGCGAGCTTCCCCGGAGCCTTCCGATGCCAGCCGTGCCCAAGATCACGCTTGCGCGCCTGACCGAGCTGCTGCCGTCCGCGCTGGTGATCGCATTCCTGGCGGCAATCGAATCCCTGCTTTCGGCGGTCGTTGCGGATCGCCTGATCGAGGGGCGCCATCGCCCGAACGCGGAAGTCCTTGCCCAGGGCTGGGCCAATATCGGCTCCGCGCTGTTCGGCGGCCTTCCCGCCACGGGCGCCATCGCGCGGACCGCCACCAATGTTCGCGCCGGCGGGAAAACCCCGGTCGCGGGAATCATCCATGCCCTTGCCATCCTCGCCATCATGATGGCGGCGGGGCCGCTCGCAGGCTATCTGTCGCTTCCCGCGCTCGCCGCGCTGCTGCTGACAACGGCGTGGAACATGAGCGAGCCGCACAAGTGGCGCAGCTACTGGTCCGCCCCCGTCTCCGACCGGATCCTGCTGCTGCTCACCCTGATCCTGACTGTCCTGGCGGATCTCACCATCGCCATCGGGGTCGGCGTGGGCATCGGCCTTGCGCTGCGGCTGCGGGACAGCAATCAGAAAACCACCGACTGGTCCGATTCCGACCGCTAA
- a CDS encoding ligase-associated DNA damage response exonuclease encodes MMRPPFSWIRPEPWGIRIEPAGCWIDPARPVDRALITHGHADHARGGHAQTIATPETLAIMALRYGTDAGAVPVEYGEEITLAKGVTARFIPAGHVLGSAQILLEHAGERVIVTGDYKRCPDPTCAPFEVAPCDLLITEATFGLPVFIHPPVEDEIAKLLAARNAHPGRCVLVGAYALGKAQRVIAQLRLAGYAEPIWLHGAMERMCRLYEDFGIELGPLRLVAEAGKADDLRGQIVICPPGALNDRWNRRLPDPVTAMASGWMRVRQRARQRNVELPLIISDHADWNELTRTIEQIDPRESWITHGREEALLRWHQLHQRRARALAMVGYEDEDD; translated from the coding sequence ATGATGCGTCCGCCTTTTTCATGGATCAGGCCGGAGCCCTGGGGCATCCGGATCGAACCGGCCGGCTGCTGGATCGATCCGGCGCGCCCGGTGGATCGCGCGCTCATTACCCACGGTCACGCCGACCATGCCCGCGGCGGCCATGCGCAAACCATAGCAACGCCGGAAACCCTTGCGATCATGGCCTTGCGCTATGGCACCGACGCAGGCGCGGTGCCGGTGGAATATGGGGAAGAAATCACGTTGGCGAAGGGTGTCACCGCGCGGTTCATCCCGGCGGGCCATGTTCTCGGCTCCGCGCAGATATTGCTCGAACATGCCGGAGAGCGGGTGATCGTGACAGGCGACTACAAGCGGTGTCCGGACCCGACTTGCGCGCCCTTCGAAGTTGCGCCGTGCGACTTGCTGATCACCGAAGCGACCTTCGGCCTGCCGGTGTTCATCCACCCGCCGGTCGAAGATGAAATCGCCAAGCTGCTGGCTGCCCGCAACGCCCATCCCGGCCGCTGCGTTCTGGTCGGGGCCTATGCGCTGGGCAAGGCCCAGCGCGTCATCGCGCAATTGCGCCTGGCGGGCTATGCCGAGCCGATCTGGCTGCATGGCGCGATGGAGCGCATGTGCCGGTTGTATGAGGACTTCGGCATCGAACTCGGCCCGTTGCGGCTGGTGGCGGAAGCCGGGAAAGCCGACGATCTGCGCGGCCAGATCGTGATCTGCCCGCCCGGCGCGCTGAATGACCGCTGGAACCGCCGCCTGCCCGATCCGGTCACCGCCATGGCGTCAGGCTGGATGCGGGTGCGCCAGCGCGCCCGGCAGCGCAATGTGGAGCTGCCGCTGATTATCTCGGACCATGCGGACTGGAACGAGCTTACCCGGACGATCGAGCAGATAGACCCTCGGGAGAGCTGGATAACCCATGGCCGCGAGGAAGCGCTGCTGCGCTGGCACCAGCTGCACCAGCGCCGCGCCCGGGCGCTGGCCATGGTCGGCTATGAGGACGAGGACGATTGA
- a CDS encoding cisplatin damage response ATP-dependent DNA ligase, whose product MERFAALLDALVYTRSRNAKLELIADYLRQTLDPDRGWALAALTGSLDFPAVKSSTIRALLQNRIDPVLWTLSRDYVGDTAETASLLWPEPDGARADPPGVSEVVKHLRGMTRSTAAAELAALLDRLDASGRYALLKLATGGMRIGISARLAKTAFAQAFGVPLDEVEEYWHGLEPPYAPLFDWAAHGQPPPDTENLPLFRPFMLAHPLEGATIDVTDYVAEWKWDGIRVQTVHAAGETRVFSRSGDDISHSFPEIAEALRIPAVLDGELLVRGSHQGGEEGGAASFNALQQRLGRKLVSRRMLEQAPAFVRLYDVLILEGEDLRPLPWSERRILLERLIERLPASHFDLSQMLPADSFEQLAAIRAAARDDSIEGLMLKRRDSPYVAGRRTGLWYKWKRDPLLVDCVLMYAQRGSGKRSSFYSDYTFGCWDGDPDQGAELLPVGKAYSGFTDEELKWLDRHVRTHTVNRFGPVRETDKSLVFEVAFDSIHPSKRHKSGLAMRFPRIHRIRKDKPAYEADRIESLKALIRD is encoded by the coding sequence ATGGAGCGCTTCGCCGCCCTGCTCGACGCTCTGGTCTACACCCGGTCGCGCAACGCCAAGCTGGAACTCATCGCCGACTATCTGCGGCAGACGCTCGATCCCGACCGGGGCTGGGCCTTGGCGGCGCTGACCGGAAGCCTCGATTTTCCCGCGGTCAAATCCTCCACTATCCGCGCGCTGCTGCAGAACCGGATCGACCCGGTGCTGTGGACCCTGTCGCGCGACTATGTCGGCGACACGGCCGAGACCGCCAGCCTGCTGTGGCCGGAGCCGGATGGCGCAAGGGCCGACCCGCCCGGCGTTTCGGAAGTGGTGAAGCATCTGCGGGGCATGACCCGCTCCACCGCGGCCGCCGAATTGGCGGCGCTGCTGGACCGGCTCGACGCCTCGGGCCGCTATGCCCTGCTCAAGCTCGCGACCGGCGGGATGCGGATCGGCATTTCCGCCCGCCTCGCCAAGACGGCCTTCGCCCAGGCCTTTGGAGTGCCATTGGACGAGGTGGAGGAATATTGGCACGGGCTGGAGCCGCCCTACGCCCCCTTGTTCGACTGGGCGGCGCATGGGCAGCCCCCGCCGGATACGGAAAACCTGCCGCTGTTCCGGCCCTTCATGCTGGCCCATCCGCTGGAAGGCGCGACGATCGACGTGACGGACTATGTCGCGGAGTGGAAATGGGACGGCATTCGCGTGCAGACAGTCCATGCCGCCGGCGAAACCCGTGTGTTCTCGCGTTCGGGCGACGATATTTCGCACAGCTTCCCGGAAATCGCGGAGGCTTTGCGCATTCCCGCCGTGCTCGATGGCGAACTGCTGGTGCGCGGCTCGCATCAGGGCGGCGAGGAAGGCGGCGCGGCCAGCTTCAACGCCTTGCAGCAGCGGCTGGGCCGCAAGCTGGTGAGCAGGAGGATGCTGGAGCAGGCGCCCGCCTTCGTCCGGCTCTACGACGTGCTGATCCTCGAAGGCGAGGATCTGCGTCCCCTGCCCTGGAGCGAACGGCGGATACTGCTGGAACGGCTGATCGAACGCCTGCCCGCCAGCCATTTCGACCTGTCGCAGATGCTACCGGCGGACAGCTTCGAACAGCTGGCGGCGATCCGCGCGGCGGCGCGAGACGATTCCATCGAAGGGCTGATGCTCAAGCGGCGCGACAGCCCCTATGTGGCGGGGCGCCGGACCGGGCTGTGGTATAAATGGAAGCGCGACCCGCTGCTGGTCGATTGCGTGCTGATGTATGCCCAGCGCGGATCGGGCAAGCGCTCCAGCTTCTATTCCGACTATACGTTCGGCTGCTGGGATGGCGATCCCGATCAGGGAGCGGAACTGCTGCCCGTGGGCAAGGCCTATTCCGGCTTCACCGATGAGGAGCTGAAATGGCTCGACCGGCATGTCCGCACCCATACCGTCAATCGCTTCGGCCCCGTGCGGGAAACCGACAAGAGCCTGGTGTTCGAAGTCGCGTTCGATTCCATCCATCCCAGCAAGCGCCACAAATCCGGGCTCGCCATGCGCTTTCCCCGCATCCATCGCATCCGCAAGGACAAGCCAGCCTACGAGGCGGACCGCATCGAAAGCCTGAAGGCCCTGATTCGCGATTGA
- a CDS encoding fused MFS/spermidine synthase, with protein sequence MSTAAAPSARRYLFVATILTGSFLLFLVQPMVARMALPRLGGAPNVWNSAMLVYQALLLGGYAYAHVLGKLPLRRQAGIHLSLLILAMLTLPVRLVDLPPSAAGWEVVWVPALLALSIGPVFFLVSAQAPLMQRWYTASPAAGEPWALYAASNLGSFAGLIAYPLLAEPLLRLEAQSLAWSLGYGLLIVLVALAAWARWRSPVADEPATEEAVPPVPVRRILLWLILAAVPSGLMLSTTTHLTTDIFAMPLLWVIPLGVYLLSFVVAFSDRRQFARTVQLTAPSVMLLAGGMAMVSHNSATMMLVIASIGLLFVVAVALHARLYDLRPHPSQLTLFYLALSGGGALGGLFTALIAPTIFDWVWEHPLLVIAAALLMPLVPLLDWRNMHGLDPGMARIASYVLLAAALLLGWFLVDFTPEEMPGPIRLYLTLAMAFAGLLLVPSRVMFMAVLLVLMLAQGGLEILRTTWDGARIRSYFGIYTIQDYPDTRLRTLAHGTTLHGQQSTDPARALTPTTYYGPGSGVGMALGQAQAMYGPGARIGVVGLGTGTLACYHRPGEHWRFYEIDPAVLRLSRDRIFTYLADCAPDAQVVLGDARLELGKSAPGSLDIIAIDAFSSDAIPLHLLTDEAFRVYLRALSPKGMLAVHISNRYIELEPVLGAIARQHRLAALIREDHPHDRTVLSSSSWVLLTRDPAQLKRLAIARPDAPLEKLDAPAPRAWTDDHASILPYVRWTQIWGKP encoded by the coding sequence ATGAGCACTGCCGCAGCGCCATCGGCGCGGCGTTATCTGTTCGTCGCCACCATCCTGACCGGCAGTTTCCTGCTTTTCCTGGTCCAGCCGATGGTCGCGCGCATGGCGTTGCCGCGATTGGGTGGCGCGCCGAATGTCTGGAACAGCGCAATGCTGGTCTATCAGGCCTTGCTGCTGGGCGGCTATGCCTATGCCCATGTGCTGGGCAAGCTGCCGCTCCGGCGTCAGGCCGGGATTCATCTCTCCCTGCTGATCCTCGCCATGCTCACCCTGCCGGTCCGCTTGGTGGATCTGCCGCCATCCGCCGCAGGCTGGGAAGTGGTGTGGGTGCCGGCGCTTCTGGCGCTTTCGATCGGGCCGGTATTCTTCCTCGTATCCGCGCAAGCGCCGCTGATGCAGCGCTGGTATACGGCCAGCCCTGCGGCCGGGGAGCCATGGGCGCTTTACGCAGCTTCCAATCTGGGCAGCTTCGCGGGGTTGATCGCCTATCCCCTTCTGGCCGAGCCGCTGCTGCGGCTGGAGGCGCAAAGCCTGGCCTGGAGTCTGGGCTACGGCCTGCTGATCGTACTGGTTGCACTGGCTGCGTGGGCGCGGTGGCGATCGCCGGTGGCGGACGAGCCGGCCACGGAGGAAGCCGTGCCTCCGGTTCCCGTCAGGCGCATTCTGCTGTGGCTGATCCTGGCGGCGGTTCCTTCGGGGCTGATGCTTTCGACGACGACCCATCTCACCACCGATATTTTCGCGATGCCGCTGCTGTGGGTGATCCCGCTCGGCGTCTATCTGCTGAGTTTCGTGGTCGCCTTTTCGGATCGGCGCCAGTTCGCCCGGACCGTGCAACTTACGGCGCCTTCCGTCATGCTGCTGGCGGGTGGCATGGCGATGGTTTCGCACAATTCGGCCACGATGATGCTCGTCATAGCCAGCATCGGACTGCTCTTCGTAGTCGCTGTGGCTCTCCATGCGCGGCTCTACGATCTGCGCCCGCATCCATCGCAGCTGACCCTGTTCTATCTCGCTCTGTCCGGCGGTGGAGCCTTGGGCGGGCTGTTCACCGCGCTGATCGCGCCGACGATCTTCGACTGGGTGTGGGAACATCCCTTGCTGGTGATCGCCGCGGCCTTGCTGATGCCGCTGGTGCCGTTGCTCGATTGGCGAAACATGCATGGGCTCGATCCGGGCATGGCGCGGATTGCATCATATGTGCTGCTCGCGGCCGCCTTGTTGCTGGGCTGGTTTCTGGTCGATTTCACCCCCGAGGAGATGCCCGGCCCGATCCGGCTCTATCTCACGCTTGCCATGGCCTTTGCCGGATTGCTGCTCGTCCCCTCGCGCGTAATGTTCATGGCGGTTCTGCTGGTGCTGATGCTGGCGCAGGGCGGCCTGGAAATTCTGCGGACGACATGGGACGGCGCCCGCATCCGCAGCTATTTCGGCATCTATACGATCCAGGATTATCCGGACACCAGGCTGCGCACGCTGGCGCATGGCACCACCCTGCATGGCCAGCAATCGACCGATCCGGCAAGGGCGCTGACGCCGACCACCTATTACGGCCCTGGCTCGGGCGTGGGGATGGCGCTGGGCCAGGCGCAGGCGATGTATGGTCCCGGCGCCAGGATCGGCGTGGTCGGCCTCGGCACTGGCACCCTCGCCTGCTACCATCGTCCGGGCGAGCATTGGCGCTTCTATGAGATCGATCCCGCCGTGCTGCGGCTTTCCCGTGATCGCATCTTTACCTATCTGGCCGATTGCGCGCCCGATGCGCAGGTCGTGCTGGGCGATGCCAGGCTGGAACTGGGGAAGTCCGCGCCCGGCTCGCTGGACATTATCGCGATCGATGCCTTTTCGTCGGATGCCATCCCGCTGCATTTGCTCACCGATGAAGCATTCCGCGTCTATCTGCGCGCCTTGTCTCCGAAAGGCATGTTGGCCGTGCATATTTCCAACCGCTATATCGAGCTGGAGCCGGTGCTGGGCGCGATTGCCCGGCAGCACCGGCTCGCCGCATTGATCCGCGAGGACCATCCCCATGACCGGACGGTGCTGTCGTCTTCCTCCTGGGTCTTGCTGACGCGAGATCCGGCGCAGTTGAAGCGGCTTGCCATCGCCCGGCCGGATGCGCCATTGGAAAAGCTGGATGCGCCCGCGCCTCGGGCCTGGACCGATGACCATGCATCTATCCTGCCCTATGTCCGCTGGACGCAAATCTGGGGGAAGCCATGA
- a CDS encoding gamma carbonic anhydrase family protein, translating into MSLHRTDITILPIHGKTPRIHDSAFIAPGCRIIGDVEIGPDASIWYNCVIRADVNRIVIGARSNIQDGTVVHCDSPKEGRPEGHPTLIGEDVLIGHMAMVHGCVLADRAFVGLGSIVMDGCTIESDGMLAAGALLTPGKVIGSRQLWTGRPAKYLRDLPDKALAEMQKGVASYVENGRFHRAALEAAG; encoded by the coding sequence ATGAGCTTGCACCGAACCGACATCACCATCCTGCCGATCCACGGGAAAACCCCGCGCATCCATGACAGCGCCTTCATCGCCCCCGGCTGCCGGATCATCGGCGATGTGGAGATCGGGCCGGATGCCAGCATCTGGTACAATTGCGTGATCCGGGCCGATGTGAACCGCATCGTGATCGGCGCGCGCAGCAATATCCAGGACGGCACGGTCGTCCATTGCGACAGCCCCAAGGAAGGAAGGCCGGAAGGGCATCCCACCCTGATCGGGGAAGATGTGCTGATCGGCCATATGGCCATGGTGCATGGCTGCGTGTTGGCCGATCGCGCCTTCGTCGGCCTCGGCTCCATCGTGATGGATGGCTGCACCATCGAAAGCGACGGAATGCTGGCGGCGGGCGCCTTGCTGACGCCCGGCAAGGTGATCGGATCGCGCCAGCTGTGGACCGGGCGGCCCGCCAAATATCTGCGCGATCTGCCGGACAAGGCGCTGGCCGAAATGCAGAAGGGCGTGGCGAGCTATGTGGAGAACGGGCGGTTCCACCGCGCCGCCCTCGAGGCTGCGGGGTGA
- the hemB gene encoding porphobilinogen synthase, giving the protein MTPSFPSLRLRRTRVTAWSRALHRENILTPADLIWPVFVTGGTGVEEPIGSLPGVSRWSLDLIAKRAKEAVGLGIPCLALFPNTPADKRSDDGREALSRDNLMCRAIRAIRDACGSDIGILTDVALDPYTSHGQDGLVDGAGYVLNDATVEVLVGQALNQAAAGADIVAPSDMMDGRIGAIRQALEADGHHNVQIMSYAAKYASAFYGPFRDAVGSRGLLKGDKKGYQMDPANGEEALREVALDLAEGADSVMVKPGLPYLDIVRRVKERFEVPVFAYQVSGEYAMIEAAAAVGAGERDALVMETLMAFKRAGCSGVLTYHALLAARLLGR; this is encoded by the coding sequence ATGACACCTTCCTTTCCCTCCCTTCGCTTGCGGCGCACCCGGGTCACGGCCTGGAGCCGCGCGCTCCATCGCGAGAACATTCTGACCCCGGCCGATCTGATCTGGCCGGTTTTCGTTACCGGCGGGACGGGGGTGGAGGAACCGATCGGTTCCTTGCCCGGCGTGTCCCGCTGGTCGCTGGACCTGATCGCGAAGCGGGCGAAGGAAGCGGTGGGGCTTGGCATTCCATGTCTTGCGCTGTTCCCCAATACACCGGCCGACAAGCGCAGCGATGATGGCAGGGAAGCGCTTTCGCGCGATAATCTGATGTGCCGCGCGATCCGCGCGATCCGCGATGCTTGCGGCAGCGATATCGGCATTCTGACGGATGTGGCGCTCGATCCCTACACCTCCCACGGTCAGGACGGGCTGGTGGATGGCGCAGGCTATGTCCTGAACGACGCCACGGTGGAGGTGCTGGTCGGCCAGGCGCTCAACCAGGCGGCGGCCGGCGCCGATATCGTCGCGCCCTCCGACATGATGGACGGGCGGATTGGCGCGATCCGGCAGGCGCTCGAAGCGGACGGGCATCACAATGTCCAGATCATGAGCTATGCCGCCAAATATGCCTCCGCCTTCTACGGCCCGTTCCGCGATGCCGTGGGATCGCGCGGGCTGCTGAAGGGCGACAAGAAAGGCTACCAGATGGACCCCGCGAATGGCGAGGAGGCCCTGCGTGAAGTGGCCCTCGACCTGGCCGAAGGGGCGGACAGCGTGATGGTCAAGCCGGGCCTGCCCTATCTCGACATCGTGCGGCGGGTGAAGGAACGCTTCGAGGTGCCCGTGTTCGCCTATCAGGTCAGCGGCGAATACGCGATGATAGAGGCTGCGGCGGCAGTCGGCGCGGGCGAACGCGATGCGCTGGTGATGGAAACGCTGATGGCGTTCAAGCGCGCCGGCTGTTCCGGAGTGCTGACCTATCACGCGCTGCTGGCCGCGCGTCTGCTTGGCAGATGA